In Penaeus monodon isolate SGIC_2016 chromosome 8, NSTDA_Pmon_1, whole genome shotgun sequence, one DNA window encodes the following:
- the LOC119576256 gene encoding uncharacterized protein LOC119576256, which translates to MIKMSSSEVISGNYHFDDATIATAMNSGNINGLNFSQDAVLTTGDHIINGRIIFNDSVRVTSGEGVLMAEGATINLVDPSSLKIMEYMDSFVINDAVNLTVPLQVTGNVTGRSINNLAMDDIDSRYWRKSTNQVITVSPSLKNATFRDTVNGTSLNQQQMRNFLNTHGPQTITGYYVFQAPVSVKGDLEMIDNKTIDDVDVSVLEREVVDLTSDQFIDGEVRIDGKLTVDGDLSIVRKLNGWNITSDLLMLDYTMPHIDTLAFTEKIEAASVSLSNTNLLLESLNGLDLEEAATDIVLANESATISGPLDFVGTVTVGQLHVTGTVDGVDVDDLATRSLKKEALQPQMVEGKITIDGAVHLNYAPHLHVVNNKSWTDHLSKVIPLNYDGTINGTKRIDQPVFVLGDFNPTIVNGINLAELAPRILTKSGNQSITGNYTFSSNITATNIDAPVIDEVITNELLLLDQDGFLEGTVVFEENVVMSGVMSGTGLLDGCDILELEQSASWNKSVGEVDIFSSVSLHKLVVKENVVSDSILAGASEINVQLFLETLVRKSSDQEITGNTTFSGDVQINDLWTETIDGVYVDELYKIAVQDNQNTVISCDLHFTNEVSVGNLTINSSISRLDSDGVLVNSLNISALGSQAVLTTSDSFFINGPKIFVDGFAAGNLDISESLGDVLASDLIVLSKDGEVPSGINFTAPLSVGGNLRVGGHLDGIDLKQLLEDRVTLDGIETLTSHCIFEEIEVKGDLEVEEINTVTLSDVVVKSGKSQQHITGVKELNGGLLVNGNIDLMQINGVDIMELNRTVVWKDRPATFGQSLVIENLVESEASVTVQGTVNGLGLHDLDYEVSDIMSSIKSQSEKMTDLSTRFTNVQNDNDRLTCGMYEKMSYGERVGKQLVEFAGKLTHGQWGENYFVAVRDCGLICTCNARSAMYQVAEDGSLQHNVTISDHSVLVFKNSNHEGTRLEHECFGKMGFSTFKIRNNDTQVIMDDTLGLVADAASFTSEDNGVTRTYFVTVGRMADVTDSTETTLVTALRLEENQLVKVWSTHTHSSASTVDMEKVNDRWYMLVANTATGNSTSDPYTAKSLVYGWFPSEEKFLVQGEYMGDHVTSAIFLSSSYPAQEHFFALAQLKAADFSSFEDNVKYTTKVLVFRFDEHTSKFKPYESLASYGVIAQEEMRIGDDLYLLLLSEQTRTLDVYEYIFSEGFRLYQQISVCNNPIDLQKMETKNRPLVWVSCKNPDTILTFRFNTKGFFYE; encoded by the exons ATGATAAAAATGTCCTCCTCTGAGGTCATATCTGGCAACTATCACTTTGACGATGCTACTATAGCTACGGCCATGAATAGTGGAAATATAAACGGCCTCAACTTCAGCCAAGATGCAGTTCTTACTACAGGCGACCACATTATAAACG GTCGTATAATCTTTAATGACAGCGTACGAGTGACCAGTGGCGAAGGCGTCCTCATGGCAGAAGGAGCTACAATCAACCTGGTCGACCCCTCATCCCTTAAAATTATGGAATACATGGACAGCTTTGTTATCAATGATGCTGTCAACCTAACTGTTCCTCTCCAG GTAACAGGAAATGTAACCGGACGCAGTATAAATAACCTTGCAATGGATGACATTGATAGCCGATATTGGAGGAAGAGTACGAATCAGGTGATCACGGTATCGCCTTCCTTGAAAAATGCTACTTTCCG TGACACCGTGAATGGAACAAGTCTGAACCAGCAGCAGATGAGGAACTTCCTGAATACACACGGTCCGCAGACCATTACTGGATACTATGTTTTCCAG GCTCCAGTATCAGTAAAGGGCGATTTGGAAATGATTGATAACAAAACTATTGATGATGTGGATGTATCTGTTTTGGAGAGAGAGGTTGTTGACTTGACAAGCGATCAGTTTATAGATGGGGAAGTG agaATTGATGGAAAATTGACAGTTGATGGCGACTTGTCCATCGTCAGGAAACTGAACGGTTGGAATATAACCTCAGACCTGCTGATGTTAGATTATACTATGCCTCACATAG ACACACTCGCCTTCACGGAGAAAATAGAAGCAGCATCAGTGAGTCTGTCCAACACTAACCTGCTGCTGGAGAGTCTGAATGGGTTAGATTTGGAGGAAGCTGCGACCGACATCGTGTTGGCAAACGAAAGCGCCACCATTTCTGGACCGCTTGACTTTGTAGGAACAGTCACAG TGGGCCAACTCCACGTCACTGGTACGGTCGATGGAGTTGATGTTGACGACCTTGCAACCCGCAGTCTGAAGAAAGAGGCATTGCAACCACAAATGGTGGAAGGAAAGATCACCATAGATGGGGCAGTTCACTTGAACTATGCACCACATCTGCATGTAGTGAACAACAAGAGCTGGACAGATCACTTAAGCAAG GTAATACCACTGAACTATGATGGAACAATCAATGGAACGAAAAGAATAGATCAACCCGTGTTTGTACTGGGTGATTTCAACCCTACCATTGTCAACGGAATTAATTTGGCCGAACTTGCACCCAGAATCTTGACCAAAAGTGGTAACCAGAGTATCACCGGCAACTACACATTCAGCTCCAATATTACAGCAA CAAACATTGATGCCCCCGTTATTGACGAAGTGATTACCAATGAGCTCTTGTTGTTGGATCAGGATGGATTTTTGGAAGGAACGGTTGTCTTTGAAGAGAATGTCGTCATGAGTGGTGTCATGTCCGGCACAGGCTTACTTGATGGTTGCGATATTCTAGAA CTCGAGCAGTCTGCTTCCTGGAATAAAAGTGTTGGGGAAGTTGACATATTTTCATCCGTCAGTCTGCATAAACTTGTAGTGAAGGAGAATGTTGTATCGGATAGTATTCTGGCTGGAGCCTCCGAGATTAATGTCCAGCTCTTCCTTGAGACTTTGGTCCGAAAGTCCTCCGATCAAGAAATAACAG GAAATACAACTTTTTCTGGAGATGTGCAAATAAATGATCTTTGGACAGAAACTATAGATGGAGTTTATGTAGACGAACTTTATAAAATAGCTGTACAGGATAATCAGAATACG GTCATTAGCTGTGATCTCCACTTTACCAATGAAGTTTCGGTGGGGAATCTGACAATAAACAGCTCCATATCTCGTCTTGATTCTGATGGAGTGCTTGTCAATTCCCTGAACATATCTGCTCTTGGAAGTCAAGCGGTGTTAACGACGAGTGATTCCTTTTTCATCAACGGCCCTAAGATCTTCGTTGATGGATTTGCTGCTGGGAACCTCGACATATCTG AATCTCTTGGTGACGTCTTAGCAAGCGATCTAATTGTGCTCTCCAAGGATGGGGAAGTGCCCAGTGGCATTAACTTCACTGCCCCCCTTAGTGTCGGCGGAAATTTGAGG GTGGGCGGACACTTAGACGGAATAGACCTAAAGCAGTTGCTGGAAGATCGTGTCACTCTGGATGGCATCGAGACATTGACTTCACATTGCATATTCGAAGAAATTGAAGTGAAAG GTGACCTGGAGGTAGAAGAGATCAACACTGTTACACTCTCTGATGTTGTGGTAAAATCTGGTAAATCTCAACAACATATCACCGGTGTGAAGGAATTAAATGGAGGCCTGCTTGTAAATGGAAACATTGATTTGATGCAGATAAATGGAGTGGATATAATGGAACTGAACAGAACTGTTGTTTGGAAGGACAGACCTGCTACATTTGGACAAAGTTTG GTCATCGAGAACTTGGTAGAATCAGAAGCTTCGGTTACTGTACAAGGAACGGTCAACGGCCTGGGGCTTCATGACCTTGACTACGAGGTCTCGGACATCATGTCGTCCATCAAGTCCCAAAGTGAAAAGATGACCGACCTGAGCACCAGATTCACGAACGTCCAAAATGACAATGATCGTCTAACATGTG GTATGTACGAGAAAATGTCTTACGGAGAGCGTGTAGGGAAGCAGCTCGTTGAATTTGCAGGGAAGTTAACTCATGGACAGTGGGGAGAGAACTATTTTGTAGCTGTGAGGGACTGTGGCCTGATCTGTACATGCAATGCAAGATCTGCTATGTACCAG GTTGCAGAAGATGGGAGCCTGCAGCATAATGTTACCATCAGTGATCATTCTGTACTCGTCTTCAAGAACAGTAATCACGAAGGGACAAGACTTGAGCATGa ATGTTTTGGCAAAATGGGGTTCAGCACTTTCAAAATAAGAAACAATGATACACAAGTTATCATGGATGACACATTGGGCTTGGTCGCTGACGCTGCGTCCTTTACGTCAGAGGATAATGGAGTAACTCGGACCTATTTCGTCACTGTCGGTCGCATGGCTGATG TGACAGACTCAACTGAGACAACGCTGGTCACTGCACTACGGCTAGAGGAAAACCAGTTAGTCAAGGTttggtcaacacacacacacagcagtgcCTCGACAGTAGACATGGAAAAG GTCAATGATCGATGGTACATGTTGGTAGCAAATACTGCGACAGGGAACAGCACTAGTGATCCTTATACTGCAAAGTCGCTTGTATATGGTTGGTTCCCATCTGAGGAAAAG TTTTTAGTGCAAGGAGAGTACATGGGAGATCACGTGACGTCAGCAATATTCCTGAGTTCGAGTTACCCAGCACAGGAACATTTCTTCGCTTTAGCTCAGTTAAAGGCTGCTGACTTTTCTTCCTttgaagataatgtaaaatatacaacGAAAGTTCTG GTATTCAGGTTCGACGAACACACGTCCAAGTTTAAACCATATGAATCTCTGGCTTCATACGGGGTCATTGCGCAGGAAGAGATGCGAATCGGAGATGACCTGTACTTGTTGCTTCTCTCGGAACAAACACGCACACTGGACGTTTATGAATACATATTCTCTGAA ggTTTCCGGCTTTACCAGCAGATTTCGGTGTGCAATAATCCTATTGACCTGCAGAAAATGGAAACCAAAAATAGACCCCTGGTTTGGGTTTCTTGTAAGAATCCAGACACCATTCTGACTTTCAGATTCAATACTAAAGGATTTTTCTATGAATGA